A genome region from Carassius gibelio isolate Cgi1373 ecotype wild population from Czech Republic chromosome A23, carGib1.2-hapl.c, whole genome shotgun sequence includes the following:
- the LOC127944872 gene encoding uncharacterized protein LOC127944872 isoform X2 yields the protein MEELWSAGASIWSGSNFNKNDGVAVLINNPNILVKGSTVVSPPRWFLGKLERAVFYFLWGSKWERLKRETIKKRPENGGKGLPDPHLFLGSRFTALHISYATTPSKENKTAAMARFWMGSYLRTLKILPVDLKTPVSFNLPKEYSFIKKFLKKYLLESEDVTILTQHKSLISVVQDREPVSPVPGLTPSEAKQVWRNAAHPALQNRHKDLSWMVAHEILPVRAVMHSRGMAKNPICPRSGCNSPETVHHLLWECSTARDLWAKTGPLYFPCLPAGGAQFGYQLTILGVGRGLKDLTAQKFTSLWLTLNVIKDAIWATRNLLVGKRVTVTLHACELKVTSMLQGYRTTIFGRGGRGRTERVPAGTDPGRP from the exons atggaagagctatggtccgcaggagcctccatatggagcggatcaaattttaacaaaaacgacggagttgcggttttaattaataatcctaacatcttggtgaagggcagcactgtggtgag cccccctcggtggttcctggggaaactggagagggcggtgttttacttcctgtgggggtccaagtgggagcgcctgaagagggagaccatcaagaaaaggccggagaacggtggaaaaggcctcccagacccccacctgtttttaggcagccgcttcaccgccctgcacattagttatgccacgaccccatccaaagaaaacaagacggctgcaatggcgcgattttggatggggtcttacctacgaacactgaaaattttaccagtggacttgaaaaccccagtgtcttttaacttgcccaaagagtacagttttataaaaaagtttttaaagaaataccttttagagagtgaagatgtcaccattttaactcaacacaagtctctcatctctgttgtgcaggaccgggaaccggtgagtccagttccgggcctcacaccaagtgaggccaaacaggtttggcggaacgcggctcaccccgctctccagaacaggcacaaggacttatcgtggatggtggctcatgagatcctcccggtcagggcggttatgcactccagaggcatggccaaaaaccccatctgcccgcggtccggctgcaattctccggagaccgtccaccacctgctctgggagtgcagcactgcgcgggacctgtgggccaagaccggccccctgtatttcccgtgcctaccagcgggtggggcccagttcgggtaccagctcaccatccttggggtgggccggggcttgaaggacttgacggcacagaaatttacctcgctctggctcaccctcaacgtcatcaaggatgccatctgggccaccagaaacctgctggtggggaagcgcgttacggtaaccctccatgcatgcgagctaaaggtaacatcaatgctgcaggggtaccggacgacgatattcggacgggggggccggggtcgcacggagagggtcccggcaggcaccgaccctggccgcccgtag
- the LOC127944872 gene encoding uncharacterized protein LOC127944872 isoform X8 produces the protein MARFWMGSYLRTLKILPVDLKTPVSFNLPKEYSFIKKFLKKYLLESEDVTILTQHKSLISVVQDREPVSPVPGLTPSEAKQVWRNAAHPALQNRHKDLSWMVAHEILPVRAVMHSRGMAKNPICPRSGCNSPETVHHLLWECSTARDLWAKTGPLYFPCLPAGGAQFGYQLTILGVGRGLKDLTAQKFTSLWLTLNVIKDAIWATRNLLVGKRVTVTLHACELKVTSMLQGYRTTIFGRGGRGRTERVPAGTDPGRP, from the coding sequence atggcgcgattttggatggggtcttacctacgaacactgaaaattttaccagtggacttgaaaaccccagtgtcttttaacttgcccaaagagtacagttttataaaaaagtttttaaagaaataccttttagagagtgaagatgtcaccattttaactcaacacaagtctctcatctctgttgtgcaggaccgggaaccggtgagtccagttccgggcctcacaccaagtgaggccaaacaggtttggcggaacgcggctcaccccgctctccagaacaggcacaaggacttatcgtggatggtggctcatgagatcctcccggtcagggcggttatgcactccagaggcatggccaaaaaccccatctgcccgcggtccggctgcaattctccggagaccgtccaccacctgctctgggagtgcagcactgcgcgggacctgtgggccaagaccggccccctgtatttcccgtgcctaccagcgggtggggcccagttcgggtaccagctcaccatccttggggtgggccggggcttgaaggacttgacggcacagaaatttacctcgctctggctcaccctcaacgtcatcaaggatgccatctgggccaccagaaacctgctggtggggaagcgcgttacggtaaccctccatgcatgcgagctaaaggtaacatcaatgctgcaggggtaccggacgacgatattcggacgggggggccggggtcgcacggagagggtcccggcaggcaccgaccctggccgcccgtag
- the LOC127944872 gene encoding uncharacterized protein LOC127944872 isoform X15: MEELWSAGASIWSGSNFNKNDGVAVLINNPNILVKGSTVVSPPRWFLGKLERAVFYFLWGSKWERLKRETIKKRPENGGKGLPDPHLFLGSRFTALHISYATTPSKENKTAAMARFWMGSYLRTLKILPVDLKTPVSFNLPKETGNR, translated from the exons atggaagagctatggtccgcaggagcctccatatggagcggatcaaattttaacaaaaacgacggagttgcggttttaattaataatcctaacatcttggtgaagggcagcactgtggtgag cccccctcggtggttcctggggaaactggagagggcggtgttttacttcctgtgggggtccaagtgggagcgcctgaagagggagaccatcaagaaaaggccggagaacggtggaaaaggcctcccagacccccacctgtttttaggcagccgcttcaccgccctgcacattagttatgccacgaccccatccaaagaaaacaagacggctgcaatggcgcgattttggatggggtcttacctacgaacactgaaaattttaccagtggacttgaaaaccccagtgtcttttaacttgcccaaaga gaccgggaaccggtga